In one window of Acidobacteriota bacterium DNA:
- a CDS encoding dihydrodipicolinate synthase family protein: protein MKRRLSGVIPPIGTPLGDGDRVDETALRRLTRYLLDAGVHGILANGTMGGFAFLTDDEQLHAIATVIEEVNGAVPVMGGLGETSTSRAVRKAKRIAQEGITYLSVLPPFYFHASQEHLLAYFSEIAAAVDCPIFLYDNPALTKNPLHPETVAELRRRIPTILGIKVSNEDLINLQTLLELMAGDEGFSILTGSEFLIVVALQMGCAGFVGGLHNLCPHLALALYTAFQAGDLNRARQLQQDLIGTWQIFKYGNIWGAFDEALRYLHLADRAAGAPYISKLTTEEVIKVHSILDQYVKPYLDFPKRLKSQTP from the coding sequence TTGATGAAACGGCCCTCCGACGGCTCACTCGCTACCTTCTCGACGCGGGTGTCCATGGCATCCTTGCAAACGGTACAATGGGTGGCTTTGCATTTCTAACCGACGACGAACAGCTTCACGCTATCGCAACTGTCATTGAAGAAGTTAACGGCGCCGTCCCTGTGATGGGCGGATTAGGCGAAACCAGCACAAGCCGTGCTGTCCGTAAAGCGAAGCGAATCGCCCAGGAGGGGATCACGTACCTGTCTGTCCTGCCCCCTTTTTACTTCCATGCCTCGCAGGAGCATCTGTTAGCTTATTTCTCTGAGATTGCCGCCGCTGTGGATTGCCCGATATTCCTCTACGATAATCCTGCACTTACAAAAAATCCGCTCCATCCGGAAACGGTTGCCGAACTCCGACGCAGGATTCCCACCATTCTTGGCATCAAGGTGAGCAATGAAGACTTGATCAACCTGCAGACACTGCTTGAACTTATGGCGGGTGACGAGGGATTTTCGATCTTGACGGGAAGTGAATTCCTGATTGTGGTCGCATTACAAATGGGGTGCGCAGGTTTTGTGGGAGGTCTCCACAACCTTTGCCCACATTTGGCCCTGGCTTTGTATACGGCGTTTCAGGCTGGAGACTTAAACAGGGCCAGACAATTGCAACAAGACCTCATCGGGACCTGGCAAATTTTTAAATATGGAAACATCTGGGGTGCGTTTGATGAGGCGTTGCGCTACCTGCACCTTGCAGACCGCGCCGCCGGAGCGCCTTATATCTCAAAGCTAACCACTGAGGAAGTGATCAAGGTCCATTCAATCCTGGATCAATACGTCAAGCCATATCTCGACTTTCCGAAGCGCTTAAAATCGCAGACTCCTTGA
- a CDS encoding ArgE/DapE family deacylase, whose protein sequence is MSAKKGEHRSMSSVEQNIKDKVFSIVDDLEEKLADLCSELVRISSINPNYPGVNRNEVVGGEAACNEHLAQEYRRLGCKVDLWEEEPGRANVVGVLAGSGGGRSLIFNGHIDTVPVGNHADWKFQDPFSGVIDNGRLYGRGACDMKAGIAAQYIAAFAIKECGLKLRGDIILESVVGEETMDHELGTSACIRRGYRADAACVSEPTAPPLPLAVVPVTPGLLWMTLNCTGRATHSSVRDELIRAGGLGSRVGVNAIEKGMIILQSLQKLEEHWGQSKSHLLFKPGHFTIHPGVIRGGPHGVLIPFVISEFCEIEYAIWYPPQESEETIKQEIEEWIHRTAQLDPWLEKHPPTIEWKLNWPAAEISTEHPVAQCCHQAARAAGVQVEGDGSLFRGFAAVCDAAFLDAAGIPTVVCGPGSLLVAHAINEYVTLEDVVKSAKVYAWMALSWCGYDRN, encoded by the coding sequence ATGTCAGCGAAGAAAGGTGAGCATAGGTCAATGTCTTCAGTCGAACAGAATATCAAGGACAAGGTTTTTTCCATTGTGGATGACCTGGAGGAGAAGCTGGCAGACCTATGTTCCGAGTTAGTTCGAATTTCCAGCATCAATCCAAATTATCCCGGTGTCAATCGAAATGAAGTGGTCGGTGGTGAAGCAGCCTGCAATGAACATTTGGCACAGGAATATCGCCGCTTGGGCTGCAAGGTTGATCTGTGGGAGGAAGAACCTGGACGTGCGAACGTCGTGGGAGTTCTCGCCGGCAGTGGCGGGGGGCGATCGCTGATTTTCAACGGCCACATCGATACTGTTCCAGTTGGTAACCACGCGGACTGGAAGTTTCAGGATCCTTTTAGCGGTGTAATCGATAACGGACGTCTTTATGGCCGCGGAGCATGTGACATGAAGGCCGGAATAGCGGCCCAGTACATCGCGGCCTTTGCCATTAAGGAGTGTGGATTGAAGTTACGAGGAGACATCATTCTCGAAAGCGTGGTGGGTGAGGAAACTATGGACCATGAATTGGGAACGAGCGCATGTATCCGCCGCGGTTATCGCGCCGATGCAGCCTGCGTGTCTGAACCAACTGCTCCGCCCCTGCCTCTCGCCGTTGTTCCCGTTACACCAGGGTTGTTATGGATGACGCTCAATTGTACAGGGAGGGCGACACACTCCTCGGTGCGAGATGAACTGATCCGGGCCGGAGGTCTTGGTTCAAGGGTGGGTGTCAACGCCATCGAAAAGGGGATGATAATTCTCCAGAGCCTTCAAAAACTGGAAGAACACTGGGGCCAAAGCAAGAGTCATCTGCTATTCAAGCCTGGTCATTTTACGATTCACCCTGGAGTTATCAGGGGTGGGCCGCATGGAGTGCTTATCCCCTTTGTGATCTCAGAGTTTTGTGAAATCGAATATGCGATCTGGTATCCTCCGCAGGAATCCGAGGAGACCATCAAGCAGGAAATCGAAGAATGGATACATCGAACGGCACAGCTTGACCCATGGCTTGAAAAGCATCCCCCAACCATTGAGTGGAAGCTCAATTGGCCGGCGGCTGAGATCTCAACCGAACATCCGGTCGCCCAGTGCTGCCATCAAGCGGCGCGAGCAGCGGGCGTCCAGGTCGAGGGGGATGGGAGTTTATTCCGCGGCTTTGCCGCCGTGTGCGATGCAGCATTCCTGGATGCGGCCGGAATACCAACGGTGGTTTGTGGGCCTGGCAGTCTGTTGGTGGCTCACGCCATCAACGAATACGTTACGCTCGAAGATGTGGTCAAATCCGCCAAAGTCTATGCATGGATGGCGTTATCATGGTGCGGTTACGACAGGAATTAA
- a CDS encoding GntR family transcriptional regulator: MRGMFKSIRTDTTLKQKTLQLLTDAILSSKIKPGERLNESEVARMLHVSRAPVREAMQQLHEQGLIVNVPRRGMFVVSLDEESIQKINSLRLLLEAEALRLARLSGNSRGKEKLEHLVEKMEQTDYGPTSEVVHDDMEFHRMVWNLAGNEYLEKTLVSLTAPLFAHAMLTLLRKEKQRMLVGSHRTLLDFVLGRGRESAEEVILNHLRLGWNSPDKFSSIKESAILSASESRDMA, translated from the coding sequence ATGCGAGGAATGTTCAAAAGTATTCGTACAGATACGACGTTAAAACAGAAAACGCTTCAGTTATTAACAGATGCAATCCTTTCAAGCAAAATCAAGCCAGGCGAGAGGTTAAATGAAAGTGAAGTGGCAAGAATGCTCCATGTCAGTCGAGCCCCTGTCCGAGAGGCCATGCAACAACTGCACGAACAAGGCTTGATCGTTAACGTGCCGCGCCGCGGGATGTTCGTGGTGAGCTTGGACGAAGAGAGTATCCAGAAAATCAACAGCCTAAGGCTCTTGTTGGAAGCCGAAGCGCTGCGGCTCGCCCGCTTATCGGGAAATTCCAGAGGTAAGGAAAAGTTGGAACACCTGGTGGAAAAAATGGAACAGACGGACTACGGGCCCACGAGTGAAGTGGTACACGACGACATGGAATTTCATCGCATGGTTTGGAACCTAGCAGGGAATGAATATCTCGAAAAGACGTTGGTTAGTCTGACAGCTCCGCTATTTGCCCACGCGATGTTAACGTTACTCCGCAAAGAGAAGCAGAGGATGCTCGTAGGGTCCCATCGGACCCTGCTGGACTTCGTACTGGGGCGCGGCCGCGAATCTGCTGAAGAAGTAATCCTGAACCATCTAAGGCTTGGTTGGAATAGCCCGGACAAATTCTCAAGCATCAAGGAGTCTGCGATTTTAAGCGCTTCGGAAAGTCGAGATATGGCTTGA